A single window of Rhodamnia argentea isolate NSW1041297 chromosome 5, ASM2092103v1, whole genome shotgun sequence DNA harbors:
- the LOC125315198 gene encoding bZIP transcription factor 12-like — protein sequence MASSKLMTSTTSSRGNPDLPLQSSISSSLSALISDLQDHHHHNNHAIAAAGNAADTSGAVTMDDLLKNIYSDDGPATPDPALFNHGGGGGGGAPLPGAGAGDAGGSKTVDEVWKEIVVGSDGASGRGEEEMTLEDFLTKSGAVREEDVRIGGGGGGGGGAGGYCGDAADDLNGHLIQVGGTVGVGGGGGVSNNNGGFEGRVVVGRGKRRAVEEPVDKATQQKQKRMIKNRESAARSRERKQAYTAELESLVTQLEEEKARLLREEAEQSKERLKQLVKNLVPVVESRRPRRPLRRINSMNW from the exons ATGGCGTCGTCCAAGTTGATGACCTCCACGACGTCGTCGAGGGGGAACCCGGATCTGCCGCTCCAGTCCTCTATATCATCCTCCCTCTCCGCTCTGATCTCCGATCTCcaggaccaccaccaccacaacaaccacgccatcgccgccgccggcaACGCCGCCGATACCTCCGGCGCCGTCACCATGGACGACCTCCTCAAGAACATCTACTCCGACGACGGCCCCGCCACTCCCGATCCCGCGCTCTTCAACcacggaggcggcggcggcggcggcgcgccgCTGCCGGGCGCCGGAGCCGGGGACGCCGGCGGCAGCAAGACGGTGGACGAGGTGTGGAAGGAGATCGTGGTGGGGAGCGATGGGGCGAGCGGCAGGGGAGAGGAGGAGATGACTCTGGAGGATTTTCTGACGAAGAGCGGGGCTGTGAGGGAAGAGGACGTGAggattggtggtggtggtggtggcggaggaggGGCAGGGGGTTACTGTGGCGACGCGGCGGATGATCTGAACGGCCATTTGATTCAGGTCGGGGGGACGGTGGGTGTGGGTGGGGGCGGGGGTGTTAGCAACAACAATGGCGGATTTGAGGGAAGAGTGGTGGTTGGAAGAGGGAAGAGAAGGGCCGTGGAGGAGCCTGTTGATAAGGCCACGCAACAGAAGCAGAAGAGGATGAtcaagaaccgagaatcggCCGCTAGGTCCCGAGAACGCAAGCAG GCATATACAGCTGAATTAGAATCCTTGGTTACCCAATTGGAGGAGGAAAAAGCACGCCTTTTGAGGGAAGAG GCTGAGCAGAGCAAAGAGCGGCTTAAACAG TTGGTGAAGAATCTCGTTCCTGTGGTCGAAAGTCGCCGGCCCCGACGCCCTCTCAGGAGAATCAACTCCATGAACTGGTAG